The proteins below are encoded in one region of Sphingobacterium sp. R2:
- a CDS encoding peroxiredoxin family protein — MIKTTAVLAWTFLCCTAASAQQQKQPQVFKVIPEFPKQQDTVQLVYDARNTLLKDAKDISAQLTGYTDFKWTTTDLKFTKNDSVWTAKYVLPAHLALMNLVFKSDTLVDKGGEQTYSYILSGNDKRQMSGGMVGWGMLRTPHIVAGVPYVVDTVAYKSNEILLMWVKYELQYHPENRFRVLYAAASALKHMNTPESLAKLDRELNSLEQMPNIKEEDLLEIYRVYKDILKDAAKAEALQQKIVTQFPKGQYVKDQQRLADFKLIQQAKTDDERLKAAMDFIDKHPYEEAEDAFNEANRISYISAYWIISVYTSMKKDLSNYSKYMSKIAPYEALSNVIYRSLDVPYLSQKSIGPAEILPYARVIMERLNYYKDNFQGDKYATLYYSNAPLFAKILVDNKLYDEAFAYAAAAQSTASYKNANLNDTYVRVLEGQGKTKELQMALEQSYAMNQSSTYMLELMKKIYNAKNKSDKGYEQYLASLKNADKGKELKEKVQNLLINKNMPDFELLDQHGKKVRLSAQKGKIVVLDFWASWCAPCKGAFPGMKLAVDHFKNDPNVVFYFINTQERKPDMKEYVTNYMKENGYPFTVLLDTDSKASKAAGVGPIPHKMVVGPNGKLRFSEVGYMGSTSELADEIIEMVNMLKAGK, encoded by the coding sequence ATGATAAAAACTACAGCTGTATTGGCATGGACATTTTTGTGTTGCACTGCTGCCTCTGCGCAACAACAGAAACAGCCGCAGGTTTTTAAGGTGATACCGGAATTTCCAAAACAACAGGATACCGTACAGCTTGTATATGATGCTCGTAATACGCTGCTGAAGGATGCCAAAGATATTTCGGCACAGCTAACGGGTTATACTGATTTTAAATGGACGACTACGGATCTCAAGTTTACTAAAAATGATTCGGTATGGACTGCAAAATATGTACTGCCGGCACATTTGGCCTTAATGAATCTTGTTTTTAAATCGGATACCCTGGTAGACAAAGGTGGGGAGCAAACTTATTCCTATATCCTCTCCGGAAACGATAAACGCCAGATGTCGGGAGGAATGGTCGGTTGGGGCATGTTGCGGACGCCGCACATCGTTGCGGGTGTTCCTTATGTCGTAGATACCGTGGCCTACAAATCGAATGAGATACTTTTGATGTGGGTGAAATATGAATTACAGTATCATCCGGAAAACCGATTTCGTGTGCTTTACGCTGCCGCAAGTGCCTTGAAACACATGAATACCCCAGAGTCCTTAGCCAAGCTTGATCGGGAGCTGAACAGCCTGGAACAGATGCCCAATATCAAAGAAGAGGATCTACTGGAAATTTATCGTGTCTATAAGGATATTTTAAAAGATGCTGCTAAAGCTGAGGCATTACAGCAAAAAATTGTCACCCAGTTTCCAAAGGGTCAATATGTAAAGGATCAACAGCGTCTGGCTGATTTTAAGCTCATTCAACAAGCGAAGACGGACGATGAACGCCTGAAAGCTGCGATGGACTTTATTGATAAACATCCCTATGAAGAAGCTGAAGATGCTTTTAACGAAGCGAATCGAATCAGCTATATCAGTGCTTACTGGATTATTTCGGTGTACACCAGCATGAAAAAAGATCTGTCCAACTATAGTAAGTATATGTCCAAGATCGCACCCTACGAGGCCCTTTCCAATGTGATCTACCGTTCCTTGGACGTGCCGTATCTTTCGCAAAAAAGCATAGGACCTGCCGAAATATTGCCTTATGCCCGAGTTATTATGGAACGTCTGAATTACTACAAGGATAACTTTCAGGGGGATAAATATGCAACGTTATATTATTCAAATGCACCTTTATTTGCCAAGATATTGGTGGACAATAAACTTTACGACGAAGCCTTTGCCTATGCCGCCGCCGCGCAGAGTACCGCGAGCTACAAAAATGCAAACTTAAATGATACTTATGTACGTGTGCTTGAGGGGCAGGGGAAAACCAAAGAACTGCAAATGGCACTGGAGCAAAGTTATGCCATGAATCAGAGTTCGACCTATATGCTGGAGCTGATGAAAAAAATCTATAATGCAAAAAACAAATCAGATAAAGGCTACGAACAGTATTTGGCTAGTCTCAAAAATGCCGACAAGGGAAAGGAGCTAAAAGAAAAGGTACAGAACCTTTTAATCAACAAGAATATGCCGGATTTTGAGTTGTTGGATCAACATGGAAAGAAAGTACGCCTTTCTGCACAGAAAGGAAAAATTGTTGTATTGGATTTCTGGGCTTCGTGGTGTGCCCCCTGTAAAGGTGCATTTCCGGGGATGAAATTGGCGGTAGATCATTTTAAAAATGATCCGAACGTTGTCTTTTATTTCATCAATACACAGGAACGTAAGCCAGACATGAAAGAATACGTGACCAATTATATGAAAGAAAATGGCTATCCTTTCACGGTATTACTGGATACGGATAGTAAGGCTTCAAAGGCCGCTGGTGTAGGACCTATTCCGCATAAGATGGTGGTGGGGCCAAATGGCAAACTTCGTTTTTCGGAGGTTGGTTATATGGGCAGCACCTCTGAGCTTGCCGATGAAATCATTGAAATGGTCAACATGTTAAAAGCTGGGAAATAA
- a CDS encoding RagB/SusD family nutrient uptake outer membrane protein, with the protein MKIAIKNSGLKLVIALAATGMGFTMTGCEKYVDIKTQGQLTPGTIENYRYVLNNTATFEASPALSDMAADDLELIDGSAQQKSLSSSDFYGYYSRSYQWADDIYPIGNQNYKDDNWSRLYNAIAYANTVIAEVPLVSDGSASEIAQLIAEAKIHRASAYLMLANTYAVPYVQSTANNALGVPLILQPTTEQSLERGTLQQVYDAVLADIEAALPALPSQQQFTTLPSKASAYGLLARTYLYMNRYADAAKAADQALALNDKLVDLTKITEATMANYPLRIYNPEILLSKVPINGITAYSPTAFRLSKELLSLFDGSDQRYNLFTVPGSKISAWEVYDGRYYYLDFIKSEGRNVGPSVPEMLLIKAEAAARDNQPANAMTFVNRLRASRILPGSTVNLSATDGDDALVKVMQERRREFMFRMLRWWDMRRLKDDTRFQKTYTRTFGGITFTLAPNSNRYVFRIAQYEINLSPEIVQNP; encoded by the coding sequence ATGAAAATAGCTATAAAAAACAGCGGTCTTAAACTGGTAATAGCGTTAGCCGCAACAGGTATGGGCTTTACGATGACAGGTTGTGAAAAATATGTAGACATCAAAACACAGGGGCAATTGACACCTGGTACGATAGAAAACTACCGCTACGTCTTAAACAATACGGCAACCTTTGAAGCTTCGCCCGCGCTGTCTGATATGGCAGCTGATGACCTTGAGCTCATCGATGGTTCAGCCCAACAAAAATCATTGTCAAGTAGTGATTTTTATGGCTATTATAGTCGTTCATATCAATGGGCAGATGATATTTACCCCATCGGAAACCAGAATTATAAAGATGACAACTGGTCTCGATTGTACAATGCGATTGCCTATGCGAATACCGTCATTGCCGAGGTACCTCTAGTTTCAGACGGTAGCGCGTCTGAAATTGCCCAATTGATAGCAGAAGCGAAAATACACCGTGCTTCAGCGTACTTAATGTTGGCCAATACGTATGCGGTACCTTACGTTCAATCAACTGCAAATAACGCGTTGGGCGTTCCATTAATTTTGCAGCCAACTACAGAGCAGTCACTTGAGCGAGGTACATTACAGCAAGTCTATGATGCGGTTTTAGCGGATATTGAAGCAGCGCTTCCTGCATTGCCATCACAGCAGCAATTTACAACCTTACCCTCCAAAGCTTCAGCCTATGGTTTGCTGGCACGAACATACCTGTATATGAACCGCTATGCGGATGCGGCAAAAGCGGCCGATCAGGCGCTGGCTCTGAATGACAAGCTAGTAGATTTGACAAAAATTACGGAGGCAACTATGGCCAACTATCCATTACGAATCTATAATCCTGAGATTTTGTTGTCCAAAGTACCTATAAATGGTATTACCGCCTATTCGCCGACAGCATTTCGGTTAAGCAAAGAATTATTGTCTTTATTTGACGGAAGCGACCAGCGCTATAATTTATTTACGGTTCCTGGATCGAAAATATCAGCATGGGAGGTCTATGATGGTCGGTATTATTATTTGGATTTTATAAAAAGTGAAGGCCGAAATGTAGGTCCGTCAGTTCCTGAAATGCTGTTGATTAAGGCGGAGGCTGCTGCGCGGGACAATCAACCTGCCAATGCAATGACATTCGTCAATCGGTTACGGGCCAGTAGAATTCTGCCGGGGTCAACAGTCAATCTGAGCGCAACAGATGGGGATGATGCTTTGGTGAAAGTGATGCAGGAACGCCGTCGGGAGTTTATGTTCCGCATGTTGCGCTGGTGGGATATGCGCCGTCTGAAAGACGATACACGCTTTCAGAAAACGTATACGCGTACATTCGGTGGAATTACTTTTACATTGGCTCCGAATAGCAACCGCTATGTGTTTCGGATCGCGCAATATGAAATTAATTTGAGTCCAGAAATAGTGCAAAATCCATAA